The Tigriopus californicus strain San Diego chromosome 5, Tcal_SD_v2.1, whole genome shotgun sequence genome includes a region encoding these proteins:
- the LOC131880647 gene encoding uncharacterized protein LOC131880647: MNRLFVVLALTLGSSLADVKNGNNNAVPQFAEPRDTSYGVPSSTFSDSSFNSGGTFSNAGPSGFSSGPTFTKPITYSSGQSFYSNDPGFNAGIGGSFGNTGGGLSASFPSDLISTGLNLVLGLFAFSLIMQIVTKVASSSLFDNLFKARALESDNMVELANFAMKAYRRYEEMNNVPK, translated from the exons ATGAATCGCTTGTTCGTTGTTCTCGCTTTGACCCTTGGGTCGAGTTTAGCTGATGTGAAGAATGGGAACAACAATGCCGTTCCTCAATTTGCTGAGCCCAGAGACACTTCATATGGCGTTCCATCCTCAACGTTTTCCGATTCTTCGTTCAATTCCGGTGGAACGTTTTCCAACGCGGGTCCTAGTGGGTTCTCAAGTGGTCCCACATTTACCAAACCCATCACGTACTCCTCAG GTCAATCATTCTATTCCAATGATCCGGGATTCAACGCGGGCATCGGCGGCTCTTTTGGCAACACTGGGGGCGGTCTATCAGCATCCTTCCCGTCCGATCTGATCTCAACCGGACTGAATTTGGTGTTGGGCCTTTTTGCATTCTCTCTCATTATGCAG aTCGTGACGAAAGTGGCTTCTTCTTCCCTATTCGATAATCTGTTCAAAGCACGAGCTCTCGAGTCGGATAATATGGTGGAACTAGCCAATTTCGCCATGAAGGCCTACCGCAGATATGAGGAGATGAACAATGTACCCAAATGA